One window of Arvicola amphibius chromosome 6, mArvAmp1.2, whole genome shotgun sequence genomic DNA carries:
- the Thrap3 gene encoding thyroid hormone receptor-associated protein 3 isoform X2 → MSKTNKSKSGSRSSRSRSASRSRSRSFSKSRSRSRSVSRSRKRRLSSRSRSRSYSPAHNRERNHPRVYQNRDFRGHNRGYRRPYYFRGRNRGFYPWGQYNRGGYGNYRSNWQNYRQAYSPRRGRSRSRSPKRRSPSPRSRSHSRNSDKSSSDRSRRSSSSRSSSNHSRVESSKRKSTKEKKSSSKDSRPSQAAGDNQGDEVKEQTFSGGASQDIKGSESSKPWPDATTYSTGSASRASASDLSPRERSPALKSPLQSVVVRRRSPRPSPVPKPSPPLSNTSQMGSSMSGGAGYQSGTHQGQFDHGSGSLSPSKKSPVGKSPPATGSAYGSSQKDESAASGGAAYTKRYLEDQKTENGKDKEQKQTNTDKEKLKEKGSFSDADVKMKSDPFASKTDSEKPFRGSQSPKRYKLRDDFEKKMADFHKEEMDEQDKDKSKGRKEPEFDDEPKFMSKVIAGASKNQEEEKSGKWESLVHTGKEKLRKAEELEEEPFTERSRKEERGGAKRSESGHRGFVPEKNFRVTAYKAVQEKNSSPPPRKTSESRDKLGNKGDFSSGKSSFSITREAQVNVRMDSFDEDLARPSGLLAQERKLCRDLVHSNKKEQEFRSIFQHIQSAQSQRSPSELFAQHIVTIVHHVKEHHFGSSGMTLHERFTKYLKRGSEQEAAKNKKSPEIHRRIDISPSTFRKHGLTHEEMKSPREPGYKAEGKYKDDPVDLRLDIERRKKHKERDLKRGKSRESVDSRDSSHSRERSAEKTEKTHKGSKKQKKHRRARDRSRSSSSSSQSSHSYRAEEYPEEAEEREESTTGFDKSRLGTKDFVGPNERGGRARGTFQFRARGRGWGRGNYSGNNNNNSNNDFQKRNREEEWDPEYTPKSKKYYLHDDREGEGSDKWMSRGRGRGAFPRGRGRFMFRKSSTSPKWAHDKFSGEEGEIEDDESGTENREDKDGLQPTAE, encoded by the exons TTCTAGGTCTCGTTCCAGATCGTATTCTCCAGCTCATAACAGAGAAAGGAACCACCCCCGAGTGTATCAGAATCGAGATTTCAGAGGCCACAACAGAGGCTATCGGAGGCCCTATTATTTCCGTGGGCGAAACCGAGGCTTTTATCCGTGGGGCCAGTACAATCGAGGTGGCTATGGAAACTACCGGTCCAATTGGCAGAACTACCGGCAAGCATACAGTCCTCGTCGAGGCCGTTCCCGATCCCGGTCCCCAAAGAGAAGGTCCCCTTCACCACGGTCCAGGAGCCATTCTAGGAACTCTGATAAATCATCCTCTGACAGGTCAAGGCGCTCCTCGTCCTCCCGGTCATCCTCCAACCACAGCAGGGTTGAATCGTCTAAGCGCAAGTCTACAAAAGAGAAGAAGTCCTCTTCTAAGGATAGCAGGCCATCTCAGGCAGCTGGTGATAACCAGGGAGATGAGGTCAAGGAGCAGACATTTTCTGGAGGTGCATCTCAAGATATAAAAGGGTCTGAGAGCTCAAAGCCATGGCCAGATGCCACTACCTATAGCACTGGTTCTGCGTCACGGGCCTCGGCTTCTGATCTGAGCCCCCGGGAGAGAAGCCCAGCTCTCAAAAGCCCCCTCCAGTCTGTGGTGGTTAGGCGAAGGTCACCGCGCCCTAGCCCTGTGCCAAAACCTAGTCCTCCACTTTCTAATACGTCCCAGATGGGCTCATCTATGTCAGGTGGTGCTGGATATCAGTCTGGAACACACCAAGGTCAGTTCGACCATGGCTCTGGATCTTTGAGTCCATCTAAAAAGAGCCCTGTGGGTAAGAGTCCTCCGGCCACTGGCTCTGCATATGGTTCATCTCAGAAAGACGAGAGTGCTGCTTCGGGAGGAGCAGCATACACAAAAAG GTATCTGGAAGACCAGAAAACAGAGAATGGGAAAGATaaggaacagaaacaaacaaatactgaTAAAGAGAAGCTGAAAGAGAAAGGGAGCTTCTCTGATGCTGATGTAAAAATGAAATCTGATCCATTTGCTTCCAAGACTGACTCTGAGAAGCCCTTCCGAGGCAGCCAGTCACCCAAAAGGTATAAGCTTCGTGATGACTTTGAGAAAAAGATGGCTGACTTCCACAAGGAGGAGATGGATGAACAAGATAAGGACAAAAGTAAGGGGAGGaaggaacctgagtttgatgaTGAGCCCAAATTTATGTCTAAAGTTATAGCCGGTGCAAGCAAAAACcaggaggaagagaagtcagGCAAGTGGGAGAGCCTGGTgcatacagggaaggaaaagCTGAGGAAAgcggaggagctggaggaggagcctttcacagagagatccagaAAGGAGGAGCGTGGAGGGGCCAAGAGGAGCGAAAGTGGACACAGGGGCTTTGTGCCAGAAAAGAATTTCCGAGTGACTGCATACAAGGCGGTCCAGGAGAAAAATTCGTCACCTCCCCCACGGAAGACCTCTGAGAGCCGAGACAAGCTGGGAAACAAAGGAGACTTTTCCTCAGGGAAGTCTTCCTTTTCCATTACTCGGGAGGCCCAGGTCAATGTCCGGATGGACTCCTTTGATGAGGACCTTGCACG ACCCAGTGGCTTATTGGCTCAGGAAAGAAAGCTTTGTCGGGATCTAGTCCATAGCAATAAAAAGGAACAGGAATTTCGTTCCATCTTCCAGCACATACAGTCAGCTCAGTCTCAGCGTAGCCCCTCAGAATTGTTTGCTCAGCACATAGTGACAATTGTTCATCATGTTAAAG AACATCactttggatcctctggaatgACATTACATGAGCGCTTTACTAAATACCTAAAGAGAGGAAGTGAACAAGAAGCagctaaaaataagaaaagtccAGAGATACACAG gaggATAGACATTTCCCCCAGTACATTCAGAAAACATGGTTTGACTCACGAGGAAATGAAAAGTCCCCGGGAACCTGGCTATAAG GCTGAAGGCAAATACAAAGATGATCCTGTTGATCTTCGCCTTGATATTGAGCGTCGTAAAAAACATAAGGAGAGAGATCTTAAGCGAGGTAAATCAAGAGAGTCGGTGGATTCCCGAGACTCTAGCCACTCAAGAGAAAGATCagctgagaaaacagagaaaactcaCAAAGGATCCAAGAAGCAGAA GAAGCACCGCAGAGCAAGAGACCGGTCTaggtcctcttcttcctcttcccagtcgTCTCACTCGTACAGAGCAGAGGAGTACCccgaggaagcagaggaaagggaggagagcacCACAGGTTTTGACAAATCCAGACTGGGGACCAAAGACTTCGTGGGTCCAAATGAAAGAGGCGGCAGAGCACGGGGAACCTTT CAATTTCGAGCAAGAGGGAGAGGTTGGGGCAGAGGAAACTATTCCggtaacaataacaacaacagcaacaatgattttcaaaagagaaaccgGGAAGAGGAATGGGATCCAGAGTACACACCCAAAAGCAAGAAGTATTACTTG CATGATGACCGGGAAGGTGAAGGCAGTGACAAGTGGATGAGCCGTGGCCGTGGCCGAGGAGCCTTTCCCCGGGGTCGGGGCCGGTTCATGTTCCGGAAATCCAGTACCAGCCCCAAGTGGGCCCACGATAAGTTCAGTGGCGAGGAAGGAGAGATTGAAGACGATGAGAGTGGGACAGAGAACCGAGAAGACAAGGACGGTCTGCAGCCCACAGCTGAGTAG
- the Eva1b gene encoding protein eva-1 homolog B, with amino-acid sequence MDAPRRDMELLSNSLAAYAHIRANPESFGLYFVLGVCFGLLLTLCLLVISISCAPRSRPRTPAPRRDPRSSTLEPEDEDDEDEDTMTRLGPDDTLPGQELSTEPDGPLSVNVFTSAEELERAQRLEERERILREIWRTGQPDLLGTGTLGPGATATGTLGRMHYY; translated from the exons ATGGATGCCCCAAGGAGGGATATGGAGCTACTCAGCAACAGCCTGGCGGCCTATGCACACATCCGAG CTAACCCAGAGAGCTTCGGTCTCTACTTCGTGCTGGGCGTCTGCTTCGGCCTGCTGCTGACCCTGTGCCTGCTAGTCATCAGCATCTCCTGCGCGCCTCGCTCGCGGCCCCGGACCCCTGCTCCGCGCCGGGACCCTCGCAGCAGCACCCTAGAGCCCGAAGATGAGGACGACGAGgatgaagacaccatgaccaggctGGGCCCGGATGACACACTCCCGGGCCAGGAGCTGTCCACTGAGCCCGACGGGCCCCTTAGTGTCAACGTCTTCACGTCCGCAGAAGAGCTAGAGCGGGCACAGCGGCTGGAAGAGCGTGAGCGAATCCTGCGGGAGATCTGGCGCACTGGGCAGCCAGACCTGCTGGGCACCGGCACGCTCGGGCCCGGAGCCACGGCCACAGGCACACTGGGCCGTATGCACTATTATTGA
- the Thrap3 gene encoding thyroid hormone receptor-associated protein 3 isoform X1: protein MSKTNKSKSGSRSSRSRSASRSRSRSFSKSRSRSRSVSRSRKRRLSSRSRSRSYSPAHNRERNHPRVYQNRDFRGHNRGYRRPYYFRGRNRGFYPWGQYNRGGYGNYRSNWQNYRQAYSPRRGRSRSRSPKRRSPSPRSRSHSRNSDKSSSDRSRRSSSSRSSSNHSRVESSKRKSTKEKKSSSKDSRPSQAAGDNQGDEVKEQTFSGGASQDIKGSESSKPWPDATTYSTGSASRASASDLSPRERSPALKSPLQSVVVRRRSPRPSPVPKPSPPLSNTSQMGSSMSGGAGYQSGTHQGQFDHGSGSLSPSKKSPVGKSPPATGSAYGSSQKDESAASGGAAYTKRYLEDQKTENGKDKEQKQTNTDKEKLKEKGSFSDADVKMKSDPFASKTDSEKPFRGSQSPKRYKLRDDFEKKMADFHKEEMDEQDKDKSKGRKEPEFDDEPKFMSKVIAGASKNQEEEKSGKWESLVHTGKEKLRKAEELEEEPFTERSRKEERGGAKRSESGHRGFVPEKNFRVTAYKAVQEKNSSPPPRKTSESRDKLGNKGDFSSGKSSFSITREAQVNVRMDSFDEDLARPSGLLAQERKLCRDLVHSNKKEQEFRSIFQHIQSAQSQRSPSELFAQHIVTIVHHVKEHHFGSSGMTLHERFTKYLKRGSEQEAAKNKKSPEIHRRIDISPSTFRKHGLTHEEMKSPREPGYKQAEGKYKDDPVDLRLDIERRKKHKERDLKRGKSRESVDSRDSSHSRERSAEKTEKTHKGSKKQKKHRRARDRSRSSSSSSQSSHSYRAEEYPEEAEEREESTTGFDKSRLGTKDFVGPNERGGRARGTFQFRARGRGWGRGNYSGNNNNNSNNDFQKRNREEEWDPEYTPKSKKYYLHDDREGEGSDKWMSRGRGRGAFPRGRGRFMFRKSSTSPKWAHDKFSGEEGEIEDDESGTENREDKDGLQPTAE, encoded by the exons TTCTAGGTCTCGTTCCAGATCGTATTCTCCAGCTCATAACAGAGAAAGGAACCACCCCCGAGTGTATCAGAATCGAGATTTCAGAGGCCACAACAGAGGCTATCGGAGGCCCTATTATTTCCGTGGGCGAAACCGAGGCTTTTATCCGTGGGGCCAGTACAATCGAGGTGGCTATGGAAACTACCGGTCCAATTGGCAGAACTACCGGCAAGCATACAGTCCTCGTCGAGGCCGTTCCCGATCCCGGTCCCCAAAGAGAAGGTCCCCTTCACCACGGTCCAGGAGCCATTCTAGGAACTCTGATAAATCATCCTCTGACAGGTCAAGGCGCTCCTCGTCCTCCCGGTCATCCTCCAACCACAGCAGGGTTGAATCGTCTAAGCGCAAGTCTACAAAAGAGAAGAAGTCCTCTTCTAAGGATAGCAGGCCATCTCAGGCAGCTGGTGATAACCAGGGAGATGAGGTCAAGGAGCAGACATTTTCTGGAGGTGCATCTCAAGATATAAAAGGGTCTGAGAGCTCAAAGCCATGGCCAGATGCCACTACCTATAGCACTGGTTCTGCGTCACGGGCCTCGGCTTCTGATCTGAGCCCCCGGGAGAGAAGCCCAGCTCTCAAAAGCCCCCTCCAGTCTGTGGTGGTTAGGCGAAGGTCACCGCGCCCTAGCCCTGTGCCAAAACCTAGTCCTCCACTTTCTAATACGTCCCAGATGGGCTCATCTATGTCAGGTGGTGCTGGATATCAGTCTGGAACACACCAAGGTCAGTTCGACCATGGCTCTGGATCTTTGAGTCCATCTAAAAAGAGCCCTGTGGGTAAGAGTCCTCCGGCCACTGGCTCTGCATATGGTTCATCTCAGAAAGACGAGAGTGCTGCTTCGGGAGGAGCAGCATACACAAAAAG GTATCTGGAAGACCAGAAAACAGAGAATGGGAAAGATaaggaacagaaacaaacaaatactgaTAAAGAGAAGCTGAAAGAGAAAGGGAGCTTCTCTGATGCTGATGTAAAAATGAAATCTGATCCATTTGCTTCCAAGACTGACTCTGAGAAGCCCTTCCGAGGCAGCCAGTCACCCAAAAGGTATAAGCTTCGTGATGACTTTGAGAAAAAGATGGCTGACTTCCACAAGGAGGAGATGGATGAACAAGATAAGGACAAAAGTAAGGGGAGGaaggaacctgagtttgatgaTGAGCCCAAATTTATGTCTAAAGTTATAGCCGGTGCAAGCAAAAACcaggaggaagagaagtcagGCAAGTGGGAGAGCCTGGTgcatacagggaaggaaaagCTGAGGAAAgcggaggagctggaggaggagcctttcacagagagatccagaAAGGAGGAGCGTGGAGGGGCCAAGAGGAGCGAAAGTGGACACAGGGGCTTTGTGCCAGAAAAGAATTTCCGAGTGACTGCATACAAGGCGGTCCAGGAGAAAAATTCGTCACCTCCCCCACGGAAGACCTCTGAGAGCCGAGACAAGCTGGGAAACAAAGGAGACTTTTCCTCAGGGAAGTCTTCCTTTTCCATTACTCGGGAGGCCCAGGTCAATGTCCGGATGGACTCCTTTGATGAGGACCTTGCACG ACCCAGTGGCTTATTGGCTCAGGAAAGAAAGCTTTGTCGGGATCTAGTCCATAGCAATAAAAAGGAACAGGAATTTCGTTCCATCTTCCAGCACATACAGTCAGCTCAGTCTCAGCGTAGCCCCTCAGAATTGTTTGCTCAGCACATAGTGACAATTGTTCATCATGTTAAAG AACATCactttggatcctctggaatgACATTACATGAGCGCTTTACTAAATACCTAAAGAGAGGAAGTGAACAAGAAGCagctaaaaataagaaaagtccAGAGATACACAG gaggATAGACATTTCCCCCAGTACATTCAGAAAACATGGTTTGACTCACGAGGAAATGAAAAGTCCCCGGGAACCTGGCTATAAG CAGGCTGAAGGCAAATACAAAGATGATCCTGTTGATCTTCGCCTTGATATTGAGCGTCGTAAAAAACATAAGGAGAGAGATCTTAAGCGAGGTAAATCAAGAGAGTCGGTGGATTCCCGAGACTCTAGCCACTCAAGAGAAAGATCagctgagaaaacagagaaaactcaCAAAGGATCCAAGAAGCAGAA GAAGCACCGCAGAGCAAGAGACCGGTCTaggtcctcttcttcctcttcccagtcgTCTCACTCGTACAGAGCAGAGGAGTACCccgaggaagcagaggaaagggaggagagcacCACAGGTTTTGACAAATCCAGACTGGGGACCAAAGACTTCGTGGGTCCAAATGAAAGAGGCGGCAGAGCACGGGGAACCTTT CAATTTCGAGCAAGAGGGAGAGGTTGGGGCAGAGGAAACTATTCCggtaacaataacaacaacagcaacaatgattttcaaaagagaaaccgGGAAGAGGAATGGGATCCAGAGTACACACCCAAAAGCAAGAAGTATTACTTG CATGATGACCGGGAAGGTGAAGGCAGTGACAAGTGGATGAGCCGTGGCCGTGGCCGAGGAGCCTTTCCCCGGGGTCGGGGCCGGTTCATGTTCCGGAAATCCAGTACCAGCCCCAAGTGGGCCCACGATAAGTTCAGTGGCGAGGAAGGAGAGATTGAAGACGATGAGAGTGGGACAGAGAACCGAGAAGACAAGGACGGTCTGCAGCCCACAGCTGAGTAG
- the Sh3d21 gene encoding SH3 domain-containing protein 21 — MSRDGPQPFLARPPPAEVLVLARYRAQTEDELSLAPGDVVRQVRAGTARGWLHGTLQGRQGLFPKRLVQEIPEALRGVTEPRPRYARRRRGHPVNSQGPLRWCKVNFNYSPEQADELNLQTGEIVEVIKEIEDGWWLGKKNGQLGAFPSNFVELLDGGPPSLGTADMPSVVPNPPKPPKLSNLTYDSPPDYLRTVSCPETCRVLFDYQPEAPDELALHKGDLVKVLRKTTEDKGWWEGECQGRRGVFPDNFVLPPPPIRKLVPRKIISRDSPPVKESKKLMPRTSVKRLAAAASAPSKVKTSSTPSGDSQKCPSRDCGFNGSFLSRGARQPGRKRPGTQASQQHSVSSQTPSLPSPQEDDRRSPGKAPSTNKTATPDKTRLPDKTLGTEKNPAPNKVSTPENCVPEKALDSDKIPTAENTTVDTAVTTGSALSGDEAPALKAPTKDEIFDPKAALPVDTAPALVKILTPEHMVFGEDPSRDNTQCQHLPPEETTQGSQSLAPPNNIQVPGQHFQASDSSERSCCKMKHGQGDSCPAHSKPEDEAAVKGRPAKDETAPKEPLPKELPSEGGSPQKQVPPKESVPTPQVPHTIKWMPVPEGAPTLHPVVPLTSSEGKRDSACADAVEVASLKEEVGSLKSALELLALKLEQKMNDVWEELKTANEKIELLEVRTMQRTKKSFKQAQTQTETQPAE, encoded by the exons ATGTCCAGGGACGGTCCCCAGCCTTTCTTAGCCCGCCCTCCGCCCGCAGAGGTCCTGGTCCTGGCCAGATACCGTGCGCAGACGGAGGACGAGCTGAGCCTGGCGCCAGGGGATGTGGTCCGGCAGGTTCGCGCAGGGACCGCTCGGGGCTGGCTGCATGGGACGCTGCAGGGCCGCCAAGGTCTCTTTCCCAAGAGACTGGTGCAG GAGATTCCCGAGGCCCTGCGGGGCGTCACTGAGCCCAGACCGCGCTACGCGCGCCGCCGCCGCG GTCACCCCGTCAACTCTCAGGGTCCCCTAAGATGGTGCAAAGTGAACTTCAACTACAGCCCAGAGCAGGCAGACGAGCTGAATCTTCAAACTGGGGAGATTGTGGAAGTAATAAAGGAG atTGAGGACGGCTGGTGGCTGGGGAAGAAGAACGGGCAGTTGGGAGCCTTCCCATCCAACTTTGTGGAATTGCTGGACGGTGGGCCCCCAA GCCTGGGAACCGCAGACATGCCTTCAGTCGTCCCTAATCCACCGAAGCCTCCTAAG CTGAGTAACTTGACCTACGACAGCCCTCCAGACTACCTGCGGACAG TCTCCTGCCCAGAGACCTGCAGGGTCCTGTTTGACTACCAGCCTGAGGCCCCGGATGAGTTGGCGCTGCACAAGGGGGACCTGGTGAAAGTTCTGAGGAAG ACCACAGAGGATAAGGGCTGGTGGGAAGGCGAGTGTCAAGGCAGAAGAGGAGTGTTTCCAGACAACTTCGTGCTTCCTCCACCCCCT ATCAGGAAGCTGGTCCCACGGAAAATTATATCTCGGGATTCAC ctcccgtTAAGGAATCAAAAAAGCTGATGCCCAGAACATCTGTCAAGAGGCTGGCAGCAGCTGCCTCAGCACCTAGCAAAGTCAa GACATCTTCCACACCCAGTGGGGACAGCCAGAAATGCCCCTCCCGAGACTGCG GCTTCAATGGCAGCTTCCTCAGTCGGGGGGCAAGGCAACCTGGGAGAAAGCGACCCGGAACCCAGGCTTCTCAACAGCATTCAGTGTCGAGTCAG ACCCCATCCCTACCATCACCACAGGAGGATGACCGGAGAAGCCCAGGAAAGGCCCCCTCCACAAATAAAACTGCCACTCCAGATAAAACTCGGCTTCCTGATAAGACCCTTGGCACAGAGAAGAACCCAGCTCCCAACAAAGTCTCCACTCCAGAGAACTGCGTTCCAGAGAAAGCCCTGGATTCGGACAAAATCCCCACTGCAGAGAATACCACTGTGGACACGGCTGTCACTACAGGGAGTGCCCTTTCTGGGGATGAAGCCCCTGCCCTAAAAGCCCCAACTAAGGATGAAATCTTTGACCCGAAGGCAGCCCTTCCTGTGGACACTGCCCCCGCACTAGTAAAGATCTTGACCCCAGAGCACATGGTTTTTGGAGAGGACCCTTCTAGAGACAACACTCAGTGCCAGCATTTGCCTCCAGAAGAAACCACACAGGGGTCCCAGTCTCTTGCACCTCCAAATAACATCCAGGTGCCAGGACAGCACTTTCAAGCGTCTGACTCCTCAGAGAGGTCCTGCTGTAAGATGAAACACGGGCAGGGGGACAGCTGCCCAGCCCACTCCAAGCCTGAAGATGAGGCTGCCGTGAAGGGTCGGCCAGCCAAAGATGAGACAGCTCCGAAAGAACCACTCCCCAAAGAGCTGCCTTCTGAAGGAGGGAGTCCCCAAAAGCAAGTGCCTCCAAAAGAGTCAGTCCCCACTCCCCAAGTACCACATACTATCAAATGGATGCCAGTccctgaaggagctcccacactTCATCCCGTGGTCCCACTAACCTCCTCCGAAGGCAAGAGGGACAGCGCCTGCGCAGATGCTGTGGAAGTAGCATCGTTAAAGGAAGAGGTGGGGTCACTAAAGAGCGCGCTGGAGCTTCTGGCGTTGAAACTGGA ACAGAAGATGAATGATGTCTGGGAGGAGCTGAAGACCGCGAATGAGAAGATCGAATTGCTAGAG GTTCGGACGATGCAGAGGACCAAGAAGTCCTTCAAACAGGCGCAGACACAGACGGAAACACAGCCGGCGGAATAA